A genomic region of Magnolia sinica isolate HGM2019 chromosome 6, MsV1, whole genome shotgun sequence contains the following coding sequences:
- the LOC131249623 gene encoding uncharacterized protein LOC131249623, producing the protein MRDQGIPPQMHRPLQSQTAARAAPRPQQPRQGPPHQPRAPPSRVYVVATTEAEQDSLQTIHGTTHINGTPVLTLFDSGATLSFINSAITSRLELNTTRMHAPLVVASPMGKFVETDKMCRACPITLASREVTVDLIITPIKQFDIILGMDWLTLVRAVMDCRNKTVTISVPRRASFTVKGGGRCREFESL; encoded by the coding sequence ATGAGAGATCAAGGTATTCCGCCCCAGATGCACCGACCATTGCAGAGCCAGACAGCAGCAAGGGCAGCGCCTAGGCCTCAACAGCCCAGGCAAGGGCCCCCACATCAGCCGAGGGCTCCCCCTTCGCGAGTATATGTTGTCGCCACCACAGAGGCTGAACAGGACTCCCTCCAGACCATTCATGGTACCACCCACATTAACGGTACCCCTGTACTcactttatttgattctggtgcaactCTATCTTTCATTAATTCTGCTATTACATCTAGATTAGAACTGAACACAACTCGGATGCATGCCCCCTTAGTTGTAGCATCCCCCATGGGTAAATTTGTAGAAACCGATAAAATGTGTAGAGCATGTCCCATTACGCTCGCAAGTCGCGAGGTTACTGTGGACCTAATTATCACGCCGATCAAGCAGTTTGACATCATCCTTGGGATGGACTGGCTCACTTTGGTACGTGCAGTCATGGATTGTCGTAACAAAACAGTGACAATATCCGTCCCAAGGCGTGCCTCCTTCACCGTGAAAGGAGGGGGCAGATGCCGAGAGTTCGAGAGCTTGTAG